Proteins encoded together in one Desulfuromonas sp. window:
- a CDS encoding GNAT family N-acetyltransferase, protein MIRKARIGDAKAIHRLLIGYAGDGLMLSRSLPEIYETIRDIYVFEDAGAVVGTVWLHVCWEDLAEIRSLAVAAEAGGKGIGRLLVDAAINEAREIGMKRVFCLTYQPGFFGKIGFNEIEKSELPHKIWGDCIKCAKFPECDEIAMQLELASGS, encoded by the coding sequence ATGATTCGTAAAGCGCGGATTGGCGATGCCAAAGCGATCCATCGACTCCTGATCGGGTATGCGGGGGACGGACTGATGCTTTCCCGTTCGTTGCCCGAAATCTACGAGACGATCCGGGATATTTATGTGTTTGAAGATGCCGGAGCAGTTGTCGGCACGGTCTGGCTGCATGTCTGCTGGGAAGACCTGGCCGAGATCCGGTCGCTCGCCGTTGCTGCTGAAGCTGGCGGTAAAGGCATCGGACGCCTGCTGGTTGATGCGGCGATCAATGAGGCCCGTGAAATCGGGATGAAAAGGGTGTTTTGCCTGACCTATCAACCCGGCTTTTTCGGCAAGATCGGATTTAATGAAATCGAAAAATCGGAGCTGCCGCACAAGATCTGGGGTGATTGCATCAAGTGCGCAAAATTTCCCGAATGTGACGAAATTGCCATGCAGCTCGAACTGGCATCAGGCAGCTGA
- a CDS encoding peptidase M23: protein MSSRIPEDAVSAKKFTFLIIPEGSHQVRRFNIKRSVLKGWVAFAAVVLIGLTTMTVDYVLSELDQAELTRLQAENRQQRNELQRLVAGLEDLQTEMRLLAQTDAKVRIMADLSKPKSNTMVGIGGPPEIDENDSFSQLQTRIDQMRRDIDLRRESQEEIQGFLNDQRSMVGAEPSGWPVKGWLTSSFGMRKSPFTGKRKMHEGYDIAARTGTPVYATADGVVSKSETVPGYGKLVIIEHGYGYRTYYGHNSKNLVRAGQRVVRGQQISKVGNTGRSTGSHVHYEIRRNGVPVNPKKFL from the coding sequence ATGTCGAGTCGTATACCGGAGGACGCAGTGTCTGCCAAGAAGTTTACATTCCTGATCATTCCTGAAGGTTCGCATCAGGTACGTCGTTTCAATATCAAACGATCAGTTCTCAAAGGCTGGGTTGCATTTGCGGCGGTCGTGTTGATCGGTCTGACGACGATGACCGTTGACTATGTTCTTTCGGAGCTTGATCAGGCTGAACTGACCCGTCTACAGGCTGAGAATCGCCAGCAGCGCAATGAGTTGCAGCGCCTGGTGGCTGGTCTTGAGGATCTCCAGACGGAAATGCGCTTACTCGCCCAGACCGACGCCAAGGTGCGGATCATGGCCGATCTTTCGAAGCCGAAGTCCAACACCATGGTCGGTATCGGCGGGCCACCTGAAATTGACGAAAACGATTCTTTTTCGCAACTGCAGACCCGCATAGACCAGATGCGTCGTGACATAGACTTGCGCCGTGAAAGCCAGGAAGAGATTCAGGGATTTCTCAACGACCAGCGTTCAATGGTCGGTGCCGAACCTTCCGGCTGGCCGGTCAAAGGCTGGTTGACCTCGAGTTTTGGTATGCGCAAGTCGCCGTTTACCGGTAAGCGGAAGATGCATGAAGGCTACGATATCGCGGCCCGTACCGGTACGCCGGTTTATGCGACGGCCGATGGTGTGGTCAGTAAATCGGAGACCGTACCCGGATACGGCAAGCTGGTTATTATTGAGCATGGTTATGGCTACCGGACCTATTACGGGCATAATTCCAAGAACCTTGTTCGGGCCGGTCAGCGGGTTGTCCGCGGTCAGCAGATTTCCAAGG